A region of the Oceanihabitans sp. IOP_32 genome:
CATCAAAGAATATTTAGCCTTTAATGCCCAAATTTACAAGGTATCTAAACAACGTATTGAAGAGGTGATTGCTTTAACGGGTCTGTCGGCAGAAATACACAAGAAAATTGGTCAACTCTCAAAAGGGTATCGCCAGCGTGTAGGTTTAGCCAATGCCCTACTTCATAACCCAGAAGTTTTAATTCTAGACGAGCCTACAACGGGTCTAGACCCCAATCAATTAACAGAAATAAGACAACTTATTAAAACCATTGGCAAAACCAAAACTGTCTTTTTATCTACACATATTATGCAAGAAGTAGAAGCGATGTGCGATCGCGTTATCATCATAAATAAGGGAGAAATAGTAGCCGATAAAAAGCTAGAAGTCCTTCGCGAAAGCAAAGAGCAAACGGTTGTCGTAGAATTCGATTACCGTGTTGAAGAGGCCTTTTTACTAAAACTTCCAAAAGTAGAACGTGTGGTAAATACTTCTGGTTTTGTTTACGAAATCACCTTTAAAACCCAAGAAGATATGCGGTCTAGTGTTTTTGATTTTGCTCACGATAATCAATTAAAGATTCTTCAACTGAATCAAAAAAACGCCAGTTTAGAATCTTTATTTAGAGAGTTAACTACTAATATTAAGTAGATAACAGCTATTACCACCTCTCTTTTGCATCAAATAAAGGCATTTAAGAAATTTAACTTTGAAAAAACAAGCAATAAACTATCTTTGCTCACTATTTAAATACACATGAATAAAGGAATTTATGTAGCTACAGTTGAATCGAATAGCGGTAAATCACTTGCTGTACTGGGTTTAATGCGTATGCTTTTAGGAAAAACAGCCAAAGTAGGTTATTTTAGGCCTCTTATAGACGATGTTCAAGATGGCGAACTAGATAACCATGTAAATACGGTAATTTCGCATTTTGATATTGATCTAGAATACGAACAGGCCTTTGTCTATACCAGAAGTCAAGTATTAGACCTATACAACCAAGGAAAATCGGGGCATGTTATTGACGAAATTATAAAAAAGTACAAATATTTGGAGGAACGCTTCGATTTTGTTCTTGTTGAAGGTACCGATTTCTCACGCGAAAACGTTAGTTTAGAACTAGATATTAATATATTAATTTCTAAAAACTTAGGCTTACCCGTTTTTATTGTCTCGCAAGGCGATGAAAAACAAATTAAAGAAATTGTAGATAATGTACAGTTAACCCACGACAGTTTTAAAGAAGAGGTTGATGTGATTTCTATAATGGTGAATAAAGTTAATCCGGCTGATATTGACGATTTAAAAATAGAATTAAATAATCGCATCAATAACAAAACTACTATTAGTGTTATTCCTAAAATAAAAAATTTAGCGAGTCCGACTTTAAAAGAAATTTTAAACCAACTAGATGGCCGCATTCTTTTTGGCCAAGATATGATTAACGCCAAAATTGATGATTTTAGTGTAGGCGCCATGCAACTTCGCAATTACCTTACCCATTTAAAAGAAAATGCCTTAGTGATTACCCCTGGCGATAGAGCCGATATTGTTTTAGGTGTTCTACAAGCCAATATCTCTAAAAACTACCCGAAATTATCGGGTATTGTTTTAACAGGCGGTATTATACCCGAAGAGCCGATTTTAAAATTACTTGAAGGTCTTACAAGTGTGATACCCGTAATAAGTGTAAAAGAAGGCACGTTCGAGATTACCAATACTATTGGTAAAGTAAAGTCTAAGATATATGCCGATAATACTGATAAAATAACAACATCCATAGCCACGTTTGAGAAACATGTAGATACGGATACACTGTCCGATGATTTAATTACGTTTAAATCTGATATTTTCACACCTAGAATGTTCCAGTATAATTTATTGCAACGTGCTCTAAAAGATAAAAAACACATTGTACTACCAGAAGGTAAAGATGAGCGTGTATTACGTGCTACTGCAAGACTAATTGCTGCCCGCGTGGTCGATATCACTTTAATTGGTGAGGTTGATATCATAAAAGAGAACATAAAAAAACTCAATATTGCGTTAAACATTGAAGACATAAATATTGTTTCTCCAATTACATCTCCACACTTTGAAGATTACGTAAACACCTTCTATGAACTTAGAAAACATAAAAATATAAATCTAGATATGGCGAGAGATACCATGGCCGATGTCTCTTACTTTGCTACCATGATGATTTATAAAGGACATGCCGATGGCATGGTTTCTGGTGCCTTACACACTACGGCACACACCTTGCGTCCAGCTTTACAGTTTATAAAAACAAAACCAGGGGTTAACATTGTCTCATCGGTGTTTTTTATGTGTTTAGAAGATCGCGTTTCTATTTTTGGCGATTGCGCTATTAATCCAAACCCCAATGCTGAGCAATTAGCAGAAATCGCCATTTCGTCTGCACAAACAGCTAGGAATTTTGGAATTGAACCAAAAGTGGCCATGCTATCCTACTCTTCCGGCGCCTCTGGTAAAGGCGAAGAAGTAGATAAAGTTAGAGCAGCTACAGAAATCGCTAAAAAACAAGTTCCAGATTTAAAAATTGAAGGCCCTATTCAATACGATGCCGCCGTAGACATGCGTATTGGTAAAAGCAAACTGCCCGATTCTGATGTTGCAGGACAAGCCAGTGTACTTATTTTTCCAGACTTAAACACAGGAAACAACACCTACAAAGCCGTACAACGAGAAACAGGAGCCTTAGCTATTGGCCCTATGTTGCAAGGCCTTAATAAACCCGTAAACGATTTAAGTCGCGGCTGTACTGCCGACGATATTTATAGTACTGTAATAATAACCGCCATACAAGCACAAGACTTTTAATTCATGCAAGTATTAGTTTTAAACTCTGGAAGTTCCTCATTAAAATTTAAACTCTTTAAAATGCCAGAAGAAACGACCTTGTGTTCTGGTTTAATCGAGCGTATAGGATCTACCGATGCTAAATTTATATTTAGCACCCAGCAAGATACCATCGAGGTTACAAGAGATATTCCTAATCATAGAGTAGGTTTAGAGATTTTAGCCAAAAAACTATTACATAAAGACAGC
Encoded here:
- the gldA gene encoding gliding motility-associated ABC transporter ATP-binding subunit GldA: MSIEVTEVSKFFGDQSALNKVSFKVEKPEIVGFLGPNGAGKSTMMKILTTYIQPTSGMARVNGYDIVADKQKVQQSVGYLPEHNPLYLDLYIKEYLAFNAQIYKVSKQRIEEVIALTGLSAEIHKKIGQLSKGYRQRVGLANALLHNPEVLILDEPTTGLDPNQLTEIRQLIKTIGKTKTVFLSTHIMQEVEAMCDRVIIINKGEIVADKKLEVLRESKEQTVVVEFDYRVEEAFLLKLPKVERVVNTSGFVYEITFKTQEDMRSSVFDFAHDNQLKILQLNQKNASLESLFRELTTNIK
- the pta gene encoding phosphate acetyltransferase, which encodes MNKGIYVATVESNSGKSLAVLGLMRMLLGKTAKVGYFRPLIDDVQDGELDNHVNTVISHFDIDLEYEQAFVYTRSQVLDLYNQGKSGHVIDEIIKKYKYLEERFDFVLVEGTDFSRENVSLELDINILISKNLGLPVFIVSQGDEKQIKEIVDNVQLTHDSFKEEVDVISIMVNKVNPADIDDLKIELNNRINNKTTISVIPKIKNLASPTLKEILNQLDGRILFGQDMINAKIDDFSVGAMQLRNYLTHLKENALVITPGDRADIVLGVLQANISKNYPKLSGIVLTGGIIPEEPILKLLEGLTSVIPVISVKEGTFEITNTIGKVKSKIYADNTDKITTSIATFEKHVDTDTLSDDLITFKSDIFTPRMFQYNLLQRALKDKKHIVLPEGKDERVLRATARLIAARVVDITLIGEVDIIKENIKKLNIALNIEDINIVSPITSPHFEDYVNTFYELRKHKNINLDMARDTMADVSYFATMMIYKGHADGMVSGALHTTAHTLRPALQFIKTKPGVNIVSSVFFMCLEDRVSIFGDCAINPNPNAEQLAEIAISSAQTARNFGIEPKVAMLSYSSGASGKGEEVDKVRAATEIAKKQVPDLKIEGPIQYDAAVDMRIGKSKLPDSDVAGQASVLIFPDLNTGNNTYKAVQRETGALAIGPMLQGLNKPVNDLSRGCTADDIYSTVIITAIQAQDF